One Streptomyces hundungensis DNA segment encodes these proteins:
- a CDS encoding cytochrome P450 has protein sequence MRCPHLPDGFDFTDPDLLQSRVPHPEFAELRQTAPVWWCAQPTGISGFQDDGYWAVTRHADVKYVSTHPELFSSHTNTAVIRFNESISREQIDVQKLIMLNMDPPEHTRVRQIVQRGFTPRAIRSLEGALRDRARGIVDAALSEADKNDGAFDFVTQIAVELPLQAIAELIGVPQEDRTKIFDWSNKMAAYDDPEYAITEEIGAEAAMELVSYAMNLAAARKECPAKDIVSQLVAAEGEGNLLSDEFGFFVILLAVAGNETTRNAISHGMHAFLTHPDQWELYKRERPVTAAEEIVRWATPVVAFQRTATQDTELGGQKIKAGDRVGIFYSSANNDPEVFEEPDRFDITRDPNPHLGFGGGGPHFCLGKSLAVLEINLIFNAIADVLPDLRLAGDPRRLRSAWLNGIKGLRVIHG, from the coding sequence ATGCGTTGCCCCCACCTGCCCGACGGGTTCGACTTCACCGACCCCGACCTGCTCCAATCCCGCGTACCGCACCCGGAGTTCGCCGAGCTGCGACAGACCGCACCGGTCTGGTGGTGCGCCCAGCCGACCGGCATCTCCGGCTTCCAGGACGACGGCTATTGGGCGGTGACGCGGCACGCGGACGTCAAGTACGTCTCCACCCACCCGGAGTTGTTCTCCTCCCACACCAACACCGCGGTGATCCGCTTCAACGAGTCGATCAGCCGGGAGCAGATCGACGTCCAGAAGCTGATCATGCTGAACATGGACCCGCCCGAACACACCCGGGTCCGTCAGATCGTCCAGCGCGGCTTCACCCCGCGGGCGATCCGCTCCCTGGAGGGCGCGCTGCGCGACCGGGCCCGGGGCATCGTGGACGCGGCCTTGTCGGAGGCCGACAAGAACGACGGCGCCTTCGACTTCGTCACCCAGATCGCCGTCGAGCTCCCGCTCCAGGCGATCGCCGAGCTGATCGGCGTCCCCCAGGAGGACCGGACCAAGATCTTCGACTGGTCCAACAAGATGGCCGCGTACGACGATCCCGAGTACGCGATCACCGAGGAGATCGGCGCCGAGGCGGCGATGGAGCTGGTGTCGTACGCGATGAACCTGGCGGCGGCGCGCAAGGAGTGCCCGGCCAAGGACATCGTCTCGCAGCTGGTGGCGGCCGAGGGCGAGGGCAATCTGCTCTCCGACGAGTTCGGGTTCTTCGTGATCCTGCTCGCGGTGGCCGGCAACGAGACCACCCGCAACGCGATCAGCCATGGGATGCACGCCTTCCTGACCCATCCCGACCAGTGGGAACTCTACAAACGCGAGCGCCCGGTCACCGCGGCCGAGGAGATCGTGCGCTGGGCGACCCCGGTCGTCGCCTTCCAGCGCACGGCGACCCAGGACACCGAGCTCGGCGGCCAGAAGATCAAGGCGGGCGACCGGGTCGGCATCTTCTACTCCTCGGCCAACAACGACCCGGAGGTCTTCGAGGAGCCGGACCGTTTCGACATCACCCGCGACCCCAACCCCCACCTCGGCTTCGGCGGCGGCGGTCCGCACTTCTGTCTGGGCAAGTCCCTGGCCGTGCTCGAAATCAACCTGATCTTCAACGCGATCGCGGACGTCCTGCCCGATCTGCGCCTGGCGGGCGACCCCCGCCGTCTGCGGTCTGCCTGGCTGAACGGGATCAAGGGCCTCCGGGTGATTCACGGCTGA
- a CDS encoding steroid 3-ketoacyl-CoA thiolase has protein sequence MAAEPVIVEAVRTPIGKRGGALANLHPAYLLGETYRELLGRTGIHADCVEQIVGGTVTHAGEQSMNPARNAWLAVGLPYETAATTVDCQCGSSQQASHMVANMIAAGVIDVGISCGVEAMSRVPLGSGSKHGPGKPWPDEWNVDLPNQFEAAERIARNRGLTRERVDALGLMSQERAAVAWAEERFKRETFAVQVPTTEEEQAAGQGMWRLVDRDEGLRDTSMEALGRLKPVMPTAVHTAGNSSQISDGSAAIMWASKRMARALKLKPRARIVAQALVGADPHFHLDGPIDATRAVLGKAGMSLRDIDLVEINEAFASVVLSWAQVFEQDLEKVNVNGGAIALGHPVGATGARLIATALHELERRGKEFALVTMCAGGALATATILQRL, from the coding sequence ATGGCCGCGGAACCCGTCATCGTCGAAGCCGTACGCACGCCCATCGGCAAGCGCGGGGGCGCGCTCGCCAATCTGCACCCCGCCTATCTGCTCGGCGAGACCTACCGCGAACTCCTCGGCCGCACCGGCATCCACGCCGACTGCGTCGAACAGATCGTCGGCGGTACGGTCACCCACGCCGGCGAGCAGTCCATGAACCCGGCGCGCAACGCCTGGCTCGCGGTGGGCCTTCCGTACGAGACCGCCGCGACCACCGTCGACTGCCAGTGCGGATCCTCGCAGCAGGCGAGCCACATGGTCGCCAACATGATCGCGGCGGGGGTCATCGACGTCGGCATCAGCTGCGGCGTGGAGGCGATGTCGCGGGTGCCGCTCGGCTCCGGCTCCAAGCACGGCCCGGGCAAGCCCTGGCCCGACGAGTGGAACGTGGACCTCCCCAACCAGTTCGAGGCGGCGGAGCGGATCGCCCGCAACCGGGGCCTGACCCGTGAGCGCGTCGACGCCCTCGGCCTGATGTCGCAGGAGCGGGCGGCGGTCGCCTGGGCCGAGGAACGCTTCAAGCGCGAGACGTTCGCGGTGCAGGTGCCCACGACCGAGGAGGAGCAGGCGGCCGGGCAGGGCATGTGGCGGCTCGTCGACCGCGACGAGGGGCTGCGCGACACCTCGATGGAGGCACTGGGCCGGCTCAAGCCGGTGATGCCGACGGCGGTCCACACGGCGGGCAACTCCTCGCAGATCTCCGACGGTTCGGCCGCGATCATGTGGGCGTCCAAGCGGATGGCCCGCGCCCTGAAGCTCAAGCCCCGGGCCCGGATCGTGGCCCAGGCGCTGGTCGGGGCCGACCCGCACTTCCACCTCGACGGGCCCATCGACGCGACGCGCGCGGTGCTGGGCAAGGCGGGGATGTCCCTGCGCGACATCGACCTCGTCGAGATCAACGAGGCGTTCGCGTCAGTGGTGTTGAGCTGGGCGCAGGTCTTCGAGCAGGACCTGGAGAAGGTGAACGTGAACGGGGGTGCGATCGCGCTCGGGCATCCCGTCGGGGCGACCGGGGCTCGACTCATCGCGACGGCGTTGCACGAGCTGGAGCGGCGGGGGAAGGAGTTTGCGTTGGTGACGATGTGTGCGGGCGGGGCGCTGGCCACAGCCACCATCCTCCAACGCCTATAG